A single region of the Lycium barbarum isolate Lr01 chromosome 2, ASM1917538v2, whole genome shotgun sequence genome encodes:
- the LOC132629027 gene encoding pectin acetylesterase 8-like translates to MVPDMRARVRRFVRGLDPYLYDGANIATHNGGMTISKMVAFVEGNETRMKEEEALQKNKDKEFNKRAKSTGQFIGNENRKFFKNRSAGLTPSTTSAPVSMFRKDNRQQNFRWSGSQSQASVTQSNFTNLICAKCGKRHPGECHSGSNICYGSVSSRWHQCLFLVICSLIQVKAEVLQPTVEKTLVKDAVSKGAVCLDGSPAAYHYDKGFGDGVNNWVVFLEGGGWCGSVEDCGLRFGNFMGSSNHMNNTRVFSGLLDYNKTNNPDFYNWHRIMIKYCDGSSFTGDVESVDKATNQHYRGARIFQTIMEELLAKGMKNAKNAILSGNSAGGLAAMIHCDRFRSLLPSTPRVKCLSDGGYFLLDNGGKRGKVLESTFAAVVNLHNSAKMLPSSCTSRMDPTLCFFPQNLQQYIKTPLFIINSAYDSYQIIFTVIPSAQRDDFKENCMPDFKNCSSDQQKMLRDFGAEFVSALPNSYNPSQRGMFVNSCFIHLQISYSTSWTSPLLMVNNKTVAKAFGDWFFERDLYREPIKLQDLPQICRPPPQPAQAQGEDPPKRL, encoded by the exons ATGGTACCGGACATGAGGGCacgagtgaggaggtttgttagGGGTCTTGATCCCTATTTGTATGATGGGGCTAATATTGCGACACATAATGGGgggatgactatctccaagatggttgctttcgtagAAGGGAATGAGACAAGGATGAAGGAGGAAGAAGCCTTACAAAAAAataaagacaaggagttcaacaagagggccaagtctaccggacagttcataGGTAATGAAAATagaaagttctttaagaacaggtcagccggACTTACTCCGTCCACGACAAGTGCTCCAGTTTCCATGTTCAGGAAAGATAACCGTCAACAGAATTTTAGGTGGTCAGGCTCCCAGTCTCAGGCCAGTGTGACTCAGAGTAACTTCACCAATCTGATTTGTGCTAAGTGTGGGAAGAGGCATCCGGGGGAGTGCCACTCTGGATCAAATATTTGCTATGG AAGTGTATCATCAAGATGGCATCAGTGTTTATTCCTAGTGATTTGTTCATTGATACAAGTAAAAGCTGAGGTTTTGCAACCAACCGTTGAGAAAACGCTTGTTAAAGACGCCGTCTCAAAAGGAGCTG TTTGTTTAGACGGAAGTCCAGCAGCATATCATTATGACAAAGGGTTTGGAGATGGAGTCAATAATTGGGTAGTTTTTCTTGAG GGGGGAGGATGGTGTGGAAGTGTAGAAGATTGTGGACTCCGTTTTGGCAACTTCATGGGTTCCTCTAACCATATGAATAACACCCGTGTTTTTAGCGGCTTGCTAGATTACAACAAGACCAATAATCCAG ACTTCTACAATTGGCACAGAATTATGATCAAATATTGCGATGGATCTTCATTCACAGGAGACGTTGAATCAGTCGATAAA GCTACCAATCAACATTATAGAGGTGCAAGGATTTTTCAAACAATTATGGAGGAGCTACTAGCAAAAGGAATGAAGAATGCAAAAAAT GCTATTCTTTCAGGCAATTCAGCTGGTGGATTGGCTGCTATGATCCATTGTGATCGTTTTCGATCTCTATTACCTAGCACGCCTAGAGTGAAATGCCTCTCGGATGGTGGCTATTTTTTACTTGA CAATGGTGGCAAGAGAGGGAAAGTATTGGAATCAACCTTTGCTGCAGTGGTTAACTTGCAT AATTCAGCAAAGATGTTGCCTTCATCATGTACTTCAAGAATGGATCCAACATTG TGTTTTTTCCCACAAAATTTACAACAATATATCAAGACACCACTTTTCATAATCAATTCTGCTTATGATTCATACCAG ATAATATTTACCGTTATACCCTCCGCACAAAGAGATGACTTTAAGGAAAATTGTATGCCAGATTTCAAGAATTGCTCTTCCGATCAGCAAAAGATGTTACGAG ATTTTGGGGCAGAATTTGTAAGTGCATTACCAAACTCATACAACCCTTCACAAAGAGGAATGTTCGTCAACTCTTGCTTCATACATCTACAAATTTCCTACAGTACCAGCTGGACTAGTCCTTTACTCATGGTGAACAATAAG ACAGTTGCAAAGGCATTTGGTGACTGGTTCTTTGAACGAGATCTCTACCGAGAGCCGATCAAACTACAAGATTTGCCACAAATATGTCGTCCACCCCCTCAACCGGCTCAAGCTCAAGGTGAAGACCCCCCAAAACGACTCTGA